One genomic window of Microbacterium testaceum StLB037 includes the following:
- a CDS encoding enoyl-CoA hydratase-related protein, whose amino-acid sequence MTEQDAGYETIRVEQRARVGWITLDRPEALNALNTRTMHEVVAAAEAFDADEGVGAIVVTGSEKAFAAGADIKEMEGKSSVEMTLTDHFGGWSRFAAVRTPVIAAVSGYALGGGCELALMCDVILASDRAKFGQPEVQLGVIPGMGGTQRLVRALGYYKAAELVLTGRMIDAAEAERVGLVSRVVPGADLLDEAQAVAETIAEKPLPALYAAKAALDAALETSLAEGLRFERQAFAGLFDTADQKEGMAAFREKRAPSFTHR is encoded by the coding sequence ATGACGGAACAGGATGCCGGGTACGAGACGATCCGCGTCGAACAGCGCGCACGCGTCGGGTGGATCACCCTCGACCGGCCCGAGGCGCTGAACGCGCTGAACACGCGGACCATGCACGAGGTCGTCGCCGCGGCGGAGGCGTTCGACGCCGACGAGGGTGTCGGTGCGATCGTGGTGACGGGGAGCGAGAAGGCGTTCGCCGCGGGAGCCGACATCAAAGAGATGGAGGGCAAGTCCAGCGTCGAGATGACTCTGACCGATCACTTCGGCGGTTGGTCGCGGTTCGCGGCCGTCCGCACCCCCGTGATCGCGGCGGTCTCGGGCTACGCCCTCGGCGGCGGGTGCGAGCTCGCGCTCATGTGCGACGTCATCCTCGCCTCGGATCGCGCGAAATTCGGCCAGCCCGAGGTGCAGTTGGGCGTGATCCCGGGCATGGGCGGGACGCAGCGACTCGTGCGGGCGCTCGGGTACTACAAGGCTGCCGAGCTCGTCCTGACCGGACGCATGATCGACGCGGCCGAGGCCGAGCGGGTGGGGCTCGTGTCGCGGGTGGTGCCCGGGGCCGACCTGCTCGACGAGGCGCAGGCGGTCGCCGAGACGATCGCCGAGAAGCCGCTGCCGGCCCTGTACGCGGCGAAGGCTGCTCTCGACGCCGCTCTCGAGACCTCCCTCGCCGAGGGCCTGCGGTTCGAACGTCAGGCGTTCGCGGGCCTGTTCGACACGGCCGATCAGAAGGAGGGGATGGCGGCGTTCCGCGAGAAGCGGGCTCCGTCGTTCACCCACCGATGA
- a CDS encoding MarR family winged helix-turn-helix transcriptional regulator has translation MTRRLPVDPIAEAKRQWLAHGWDDAADGMTVVTSVIRAHQLLMASIERALKPFDLSFSRFELLRLLAFTREGRMPMASAIARLQVHPTSVTNTVERLTRDGLVTREPHPTDGRAALLALTDAGRRRVDEATAALNAVFADLGLDDDDATELVRIIARFRKGAGDFADPAPVPDPL, from the coding sequence ATGACCCGACGACTGCCGGTCGACCCGATCGCCGAAGCCAAACGCCAGTGGCTCGCGCACGGGTGGGACGACGCGGCCGACGGCATGACGGTCGTGACCTCGGTGATCCGGGCGCACCAGTTGCTCATGGCATCCATCGAACGAGCCCTCAAGCCCTTCGACCTGTCGTTCTCGCGCTTCGAACTGCTGCGACTGCTCGCGTTCACGCGGGAGGGGCGGATGCCGATGGCCAGCGCGATCGCCCGGTTGCAGGTGCATCCGACGAGCGTGACGAACACGGTCGAGCGCCTGACGCGCGACGGGCTCGTGACGCGCGAGCCGCACCCCACCGACGGGCGCGCCGCACTTCTCGCGCTGACGGATGCCGGACGCCGACGGGTCGACGAGGCCACGGCGGCGCTGAACGCGGTGTTCGCCGACCTCGGGCTCGATGACGACGACGCGACGGAGCTCGTGCGGATCATCGCGCGCTTCCGCAAGGGCGCCGGCGACTTCGCCGACCCCGCCCCGGTGCCCGACCCGCTGTGA
- a CDS encoding electron transfer flavoprotein subunit alpha/FixB family protein produces MAVALVLLEVLPGGALAASSAGLLAAARRVGDPVALIAGPADAAAEAAALGAVRVLAVDVESDALTLPVVDALAAAVARESPDLVLASNSVESRDAVARLAARLRLPLAADVVGVERDDLGVVAHHAVFGGAFTVDGAPTFGTLVATLRPGAVTERLDAQPLAVERLEVVASGVPSARVEGFSETAAPSSRPELRGAKVVVAGGRGVGSRENFALVEQLADVLGAAVGASRAAVDAGYVPVSAQVGQTGVTVSPRLYIALGISGAIQHRAGMQTATTIVAVDKDPEAPIFAIADFGIVGDLFTVVPQLISALEAQKK; encoded by the coding sequence ATGGCCGTCGCGCTCGTGCTCCTCGAGGTGCTTCCGGGTGGGGCGCTCGCCGCTTCGTCTGCCGGCCTCCTCGCCGCGGCGCGTCGGGTGGGCGACCCGGTGGCCCTCATCGCGGGTCCGGCCGACGCCGCCGCCGAGGCTGCCGCCCTGGGGGCGGTGCGGGTGCTCGCCGTCGACGTCGAGTCCGACGCCCTGACCCTCCCCGTGGTCGACGCGCTCGCCGCGGCCGTGGCGCGCGAGAGCCCCGACCTCGTTCTCGCGTCGAACTCCGTGGAGTCCCGCGATGCCGTCGCCCGGTTGGCTGCGCGCCTGCGGCTGCCTCTCGCGGCCGACGTGGTCGGCGTGGAGCGCGACGACCTCGGTGTCGTCGCTCACCACGCCGTCTTCGGCGGTGCGTTCACCGTGGATGGCGCCCCGACGTTCGGGACGCTCGTCGCCACCCTCCGACCCGGGGCCGTGACCGAGCGTCTCGACGCGCAGCCTCTCGCCGTCGAGCGGCTGGAGGTCGTGGCATCCGGGGTTCCGTCCGCCCGCGTCGAGGGCTTCTCGGAGACCGCGGCGCCCTCGTCGCGTCCGGAGCTGCGCGGGGCGAAGGTCGTCGTGGCCGGGGGCCGCGGGGTGGGCTCGCGCGAGAACTTCGCCCTCGTCGAGCAGCTCGCCGACGTGCTGGGAGCCGCGGTCGGCGCCTCGCGCGCCGCGGTCGACGCCGGATATGTGCCGGTCTCGGCGCAGGTCGGGCAGACCGGCGTGACGGTGTCGCCGCGGCTGTACATCGCCCTCGGAATCTCGGGCGCGATCCAGCACCGCGCCGGGATGCAGACCGCTACCACCATCGTCGCGGTCGACAAAGACCCCGAGGCACCGATCTTCGCCATCGCCGACTTCGGTATCGTCGGAGACCTGTTCACCGTCGTCCCGCAACTCATCAGCGCGCTCGAGGCCCAAAAGAAGTAG
- a CDS encoding cytochrome b/b6 domain-containing protein, with protein sequence MPTTVWPGAAASAPRPARSEPKRIGPYTPLQWLGSAAVLGVFALALAGIAVLFARFVLAIEPGRDFLAAFPGEYALPEGAPVGLPVWLNWSHFLNSFFLLFIIRSGWQVRREKRPAAFWSPRKNKKRRISLALWFHQAIDILWIANGVIFVVLLFATGQWMRIVPTSWEVFPNAVSAALQYVSLDWPTENGWVNYNSLQQLSYFAITFIAAPLAILSGVRLSGVWPKDAEKLNRLYPVEWARKIHFPVMLFFVAFIVVHVALVLATGALRNLNHMYAARGAVDPGEYTSDPTGLLIFAASLLAMAAGWVAARPAVLVPIARLFGDVKQR encoded by the coding sequence GTGCCGACGACGGTGTGGCCGGGGGCTGCGGCATCCGCTCCCCGCCCCGCGAGGTCGGAGCCGAAGCGCATCGGCCCCTACACGCCGCTGCAGTGGCTCGGCTCGGCGGCCGTGCTCGGCGTCTTCGCCCTCGCGCTGGCCGGGATCGCCGTGCTGTTCGCGCGCTTCGTCCTGGCGATCGAGCCGGGGCGGGATTTCCTCGCCGCCTTCCCGGGCGAGTACGCCCTGCCCGAGGGGGCGCCGGTGGGACTGCCGGTCTGGCTGAACTGGTCGCACTTCCTCAACAGCTTCTTCCTGCTGTTCATCATCCGCTCGGGCTGGCAGGTGCGGCGAGAGAAGCGTCCCGCCGCGTTCTGGTCTCCCCGCAAGAACAAGAAGCGGCGCATCAGCCTCGCGCTGTGGTTCCATCAGGCGATCGACATCCTGTGGATCGCCAACGGCGTGATCTTCGTCGTGCTGCTGTTCGCGACGGGGCAGTGGATGCGGATCGTCCCGACCTCGTGGGAGGTCTTCCCGAACGCGGTGTCAGCAGCGTTGCAGTACGTCTCGCTGGACTGGCCGACCGAGAACGGCTGGGTGAACTACAACAGCCTGCAGCAGCTGTCGTACTTCGCGATCACCTTCATCGCGGCGCCTCTCGCGATCCTGAGCGGCGTGCGCCTCTCGGGCGTCTGGCCGAAGGATGCCGAGAAGCTCAACCGCCTCTACCCGGTGGAGTGGGCGCGCAAGATCCACTTCCCGGTGATGCTGTTCTTCGTGGCGTTCATCGTCGTGCACGTCGCCCTCGTGCTGGCCACGGGCGCGCTGCGCAACCTCAACCACATGTACGCCGCGCGCGGCGCGGTCGACCCGGGGGAGTACACGAGCGACCCGACCGGACTGCTGATCTTCGCGGCATCCCTCCTCGCGATGGCCGCGGGGTGGGTGGCCGCGCGTCCCGCGGTTCTCGTGCCGATCGCCCGCCTGTTCGGCGACGTCAAGCAGCGCTGA
- a CDS encoding TetR/AcrR family transcriptional regulator C-terminal domain-containing protein, translated as MAPRGHSADDVARTALRILDDHGLPDLTMRRLATALEVQPSALYWHFPNKQTLLAELSDRIVGRMASGIPVDLGAEAHALRDALLTYRDGAEVVSSTLALGLGSSLAHDRLASAVAAAGFDADTARRGATTVLHYALGFVWHEQQRLQYDSAGARDAGASSLESDDFAFGLDLIAAGLRARGRV; from the coding sequence ATGGCTCCTCGAGGACACTCCGCCGACGACGTCGCCCGCACCGCCCTGCGGATCCTCGACGACCACGGACTCCCCGACCTCACGATGCGCCGCCTCGCGACCGCCCTCGAGGTTCAGCCCAGCGCGCTGTACTGGCACTTCCCCAACAAGCAGACGCTGCTCGCGGAGCTCTCGGACCGCATCGTCGGCCGGATGGCATCCGGAATCCCCGTCGACCTGGGCGCCGAAGCGCACGCCCTGCGCGATGCGCTCCTCACGTATCGGGACGGTGCCGAGGTCGTCTCGAGCACCCTCGCGCTCGGCCTCGGGTCCTCGCTCGCCCACGACCGGCTCGCGAGCGCGGTCGCCGCCGCCGGGTTCGACGCCGACACCGCGCGCCGCGGCGCGACCACGGTGCTCCACTACGCGCTCGGCTTCGTCTGGCACGAGCAGCAGCGCCTGCAGTACGACAGCGCCGGAGCCCGCGACGCGGGGGCGTCGAGCCTCGAGTCGGACGACTTCGCCTTCGGCCTCGACCTCATCGCCGCGGGTCTACGCGCGCGCGGGCGGGTCTGA
- a CDS encoding biotin transporter BioY, whose protein sequence is MTRTLDATDLARVAVFAALIAVLGLPGSFPVFGGVPITAQTLGVMLAGAVLGPWLGALSVTVVLALTAAGLPLLAGGRGGIGVFLGPSAGYALGWILGAIVIGLLVHAGGRRPVAWRTALAMLVGGVVAIYAVGIPVQSAVTRLPLGETALTSLVFVPGDLLKAALATAVVSALVRAYPRGFRRAWTTPAARAAVASA, encoded by the coding sequence ATGACCCGCACTCTCGACGCCACCGACCTCGCCCGCGTGGCCGTCTTCGCCGCGCTCATCGCGGTTCTCGGTCTGCCCGGCAGCTTCCCCGTCTTCGGGGGCGTGCCCATCACCGCCCAGACGCTCGGGGTGATGCTGGCCGGAGCCGTGCTCGGTCCCTGGCTCGGCGCCCTCTCGGTGACCGTCGTGCTGGCTCTCACGGCGGCGGGCCTTCCGCTGCTCGCGGGAGGTCGCGGCGGCATCGGCGTCTTCCTCGGCCCCTCCGCCGGATACGCCCTCGGATGGATCCTCGGGGCGATCGTCATCGGTCTCCTCGTCCACGCGGGAGGCCGGCGCCCCGTCGCCTGGCGCACGGCTCTCGCCATGCTCGTCGGGGGAGTCGTGGCGATCTACGCGGTCGGCATCCCGGTGCAGAGTGCGGTGACCCGTCTGCCGCTCGGCGAGACCGCCTTGACGAGTCTCGTCTTCGTCCCGGGCGATCTGCTCAAGGCCGCCCTCGCGACCGCTGTCGTGTCGGCTCTCGTACGGGCATACCCGCGAGGGTTCCGCCGCGCCTGGACGACCCCCGCCGCCCGCGCCGCGGTCGCGTCGGCGTGA
- a CDS encoding class I adenylate-forming enzyme family protein translates to MIVTLDGDAPRLFERIAATRAAGDAVLIADPRWSADQRAGVERVASGIEETDATAWATLTSGSSGTPRIVRRTAASWTNSFAAVAALLDAGPDDVVALPAPPSSSLTLYSLAHALEGGPRPALGRDPAATCLHATPEGLRAVLDDGSLPRLRTALVGGSPLDRALRARAEASGVRVVSYYGAAELSFVAVDAGEGLRAFPGVDLEVRGAEVWVRSSFVASGYLGSDGPLRRDGEWATVGDRAELRDGRLRLLGRADDAILSASATVVPHEVEEVLRGIPGVRDAVVFGMPRPRVGALVAALVELTDADPAAVRAEAATRLGPAHRPRRWAFGTIPRTPSGKPARAEVARLVEHGRGAGH, encoded by the coding sequence GTGATCGTCACCCTCGACGGCGACGCTCCGCGGCTGTTCGAGCGGATCGCCGCGACCCGCGCCGCCGGAGACGCCGTGCTGATCGCCGACCCGCGGTGGAGCGCCGATCAGCGCGCGGGCGTGGAGCGCGTGGCATCCGGGATCGAGGAGACGGATGCCACGGCCTGGGCGACCCTGACCTCGGGCAGCAGCGGCACCCCGCGCATCGTGCGGCGTACGGCCGCGTCGTGGACGAACTCGTTCGCGGCGGTGGCGGCGCTTCTCGACGCGGGACCCGATGACGTCGTGGCCCTCCCTGCCCCGCCCTCGTCGTCGCTGACCCTGTACTCGCTGGCGCACGCCCTCGAGGGCGGTCCGCGTCCGGCGCTCGGTCGCGATCCCGCGGCGACGTGTCTGCACGCGACTCCGGAGGGGCTTCGCGCCGTCCTCGACGACGGATCCCTGCCGCGGTTGCGTACCGCTCTCGTCGGTGGTTCACCCCTCGACCGGGCGCTGCGGGCCCGTGCCGAAGCCTCGGGCGTGCGCGTCGTCTCGTACTACGGGGCGGCGGAGCTGTCGTTCGTCGCCGTCGACGCGGGCGAGGGATTGCGCGCCTTCCCCGGGGTCGACCTCGAGGTGCGGGGCGCCGAGGTGTGGGTGCGGTCGTCGTTCGTGGCATCCGGATATCTGGGGTCGGACGGCCCCCTGCGACGCGACGGGGAGTGGGCGACCGTCGGAGATCGCGCCGAACTGCGGGACGGACGCCTCCGCCTGCTCGGCCGCGCCGACGACGCGATCCTCAGCGCCTCGGCGACGGTCGTCCCGCACGAGGTCGAGGAGGTCCTGCGAGGGATCCCGGGCGTGCGCGACGCGGTCGTGTTCGGGATGCCGCGCCCCCGCGTCGGCGCGCTCGTGGCGGCGCTCGTCGAGCTGACGGATGCCGATCCCGCGGCGGTGCGCGCCGAGGCCGCTACCCGGCTCGGCCCCGCGCATCGTCCGCGGCGCTGGGCGTTCGGGACGATCCCGCGAACCCCCTCCGGTAAACCGGCGCGCGCCGAGGTCGCCCGTCTCGTGGAGCACGGCCGTGGCGCCGGACACTGA
- a CDS encoding thiolase family protein, translating into MAPDTDPVVVAARRSPLAVRGRGLTDVDAGSLAGTVIAATVADAESPPIADVVLGNCTGPGGNLGRIAALAAGLGTGVPGGTVDRQCGSGLAAIMDAAHATRADGRARVAGGVESASTAPVRVQDGAPYARAPFAPAGFADPDMLRAAEDLAAHDALTRERQDAYARRSHARATTARASGRFDAEIVPVAGVSRDEGIGTSAALLARLAPLMTGGTVTAGTSTRIGDGAAAVVVAPAGSGPGLAIRATAVIGCDPALPGIGAAPAIQAALTQAGRSLTDVAAIELVEAFAAQSIAVLSRLGLRDDDERVCAEGGALALGHPWGASGAVAVVRLFSRLVRAGAPAGTLGLAAASVGGGLGVAAVFEVVR; encoded by the coding sequence GTGGCGCCGGACACTGACCCGGTCGTCGTCGCGGCCCGACGCAGCCCTCTCGCCGTCCGCGGGCGCGGCCTCACCGACGTCGACGCGGGCTCCCTCGCCGGGACCGTGATCGCGGCGACCGTCGCCGACGCCGAATCCCCGCCGATCGCGGATGTCGTCCTCGGCAATTGCACGGGACCGGGCGGCAACCTCGGCCGCATCGCCGCGCTCGCGGCCGGCCTCGGGACCGGCGTCCCCGGGGGCACCGTCGATCGGCAGTGCGGGAGCGGACTCGCGGCGATCATGGATGCCGCGCACGCGACGCGCGCCGACGGTCGGGCACGCGTGGCGGGCGGGGTCGAGAGCGCCTCGACCGCTCCCGTTCGCGTCCAGGACGGCGCGCCCTACGCCCGAGCCCCGTTCGCCCCGGCGGGCTTCGCCGACCCCGACATGCTGCGGGCCGCCGAGGATCTGGCCGCCCACGACGCTCTCACCCGCGAACGCCAGGACGCCTATGCCCGGCGCAGCCACGCCCGCGCGACGACCGCGCGGGCGTCGGGTCGCTTCGACGCGGAGATCGTGCCCGTGGCGGGCGTGAGCCGCGACGAGGGCATCGGTACGTCCGCGGCGCTGCTGGCGCGTCTCGCCCCGCTGATGACCGGAGGCACCGTGACGGCGGGCACCTCGACCCGCATCGGCGACGGAGCGGCGGCGGTCGTCGTCGCCCCCGCCGGGTCGGGGCCGGGGCTCGCCATCCGCGCTACCGCGGTCATCGGGTGCGACCCAGCCCTGCCCGGCATCGGCGCCGCCCCCGCGATCCAGGCCGCGCTCACACAGGCGGGGCGGAGCCTCACCGACGTCGCCGCGATCGAGCTCGTCGAGGCGTTCGCCGCGCAGAGCATCGCCGTGCTGTCTCGCCTCGGGCTCCGCGACGACGACGAGAGGGTCTGCGCCGAGGGCGGAGCGCTGGCGCTGGGACACCCGTGGGGAGCGAGCGGAGCGGTCGCCGTCGTGCGCCTGTTCTCCCGCCTCGTCCGTGCGGGGGCGCCGGCGGGAACGCTGGGCCTCGCCGCGGCATCCGTGGGTGGCGGTCTCGGTGTCGCCGCCGTGTTCGAGGTCGTGCGGTGA
- a CDS encoding energy-coupling factor ABC transporter ATP-binding protein: protein MSVVHCRGLTARLGDREVLQDVALDLGARTIAVIGDNGSGKSTFARLITGLVRRASGELAVLGLDPERDAADLRRRVALVLSNPDAQIIMPTVAEDVALSLRALRLSREERGRRVTAVLERFGLDALADRAAHDLSGGQKQLLALAGAFVRSPDLVVADEPTAFLDARNARAVADHLLADFGHALIVVTHDLALARRCETAVLFEDGGVVASGIAADVVERYERAVAC, encoded by the coding sequence GTGAGTGTCGTGCACTGCCGCGGGCTGACCGCTCGGCTGGGCGACCGCGAGGTTCTGCAGGACGTCGCCCTCGACCTCGGGGCCCGGACCATCGCGGTCATCGGCGACAACGGTTCGGGCAAGTCGACCTTCGCCCGCCTCATCACCGGGCTCGTGCGGCGCGCGTCGGGCGAACTCGCCGTCCTCGGCCTCGATCCGGAACGGGATGCCGCCGACCTCCGCCGTCGCGTCGCCCTCGTGCTGAGCAACCCGGACGCGCAGATCATCATGCCCACCGTCGCGGAGGACGTCGCTCTGTCGCTCCGCGCGCTGCGCCTCTCTCGCGAGGAGCGGGGTCGCCGCGTCACCGCGGTGCTCGAGCGCTTCGGGCTGGACGCGCTCGCCGACCGCGCGGCTCACGACCTGTCCGGAGGGCAGAAGCAGCTGCTCGCGCTCGCCGGTGCGTTCGTGCGCTCTCCCGACCTCGTCGTCGCCGACGAGCCGACGGCGTTCCTCGATGCACGAAACGCTCGCGCAGTCGCCGATCACCTGCTCGCCGACTTCGGGCATGCGCTGATCGTGGTCACGCACGACCTCGCTCTTGCGCGCCGGTGCGAGACGGCCGTGCTGTTCGAGGACGGCGGGGTCGTGGCATCCGGAATCGCCGCCGATGTCGTCGAGCGCTACGAACGGGCCGTGGCGTGCTGA
- a CDS encoding energy-coupling factor transporter transmembrane component T: MLSVFRPGRGWLHRMPAGPKLALFAVVAVVVAALPPVWATVPVAVVVPVALYAVAGMGLGAGLRALGGQVCALRWMIAITAAGQLIFLGLEPAAANTARVAAAVLVAGLVPLTTPVSAMLDALERGLRPLRLVGIDPARVALLWMVTLTTIPVLARHAAEVRDAQRARGLRPSLLRGTLPFLVVALRHADDLGDALAARGIR; encoded by the coding sequence GTGCTGAGCGTGTTCCGCCCCGGGAGGGGATGGCTGCACCGGATGCCGGCCGGCCCGAAGCTCGCCCTCTTCGCGGTCGTGGCGGTCGTCGTCGCGGCGCTGCCTCCGGTGTGGGCGACGGTTCCGGTGGCGGTGGTGGTGCCCGTGGCCCTGTATGCCGTGGCGGGAATGGGGTTGGGCGCGGGCCTTCGCGCGCTCGGCGGTCAGGTCTGCGCGCTCCGCTGGATGATCGCGATCACGGCGGCGGGGCAGCTGATCTTCCTCGGGCTCGAGCCGGCCGCAGCCAACACCGCGCGCGTTGCCGCAGCGGTTCTCGTCGCGGGGCTGGTGCCGCTGACCACGCCCGTCTCCGCGATGCTCGATGCGCTCGAGCGGGGGCTCCGGCCGCTGCGCCTCGTCGGTATCGATCCGGCGCGCGTCGCACTGCTCTGGATGGTGACGCTCACGACGATCCCCGTCCTCGCCCGCCACGCCGCCGAGGTCCGCGATGCCCAGCGGGCGCGGGGGCTGCGCCCCTCGCTCCTGCGCGGGACCCTGCCGTTCCTCGTCGTCGCCCTGCGTCACGCCGACGATCTGGGCGACGCGCTCGCGGCCCGCGGCATCCGCTGA
- the cofE gene encoding coenzyme F420-0:L-glutamate ligase has protein sequence MLQVWALDGIREITPGDDLVRVILDALTEPLQDGDIVVVTSKIVSKAEGRIIRASDREDAITRETVRLVASRTSPTGHVTRIVENPLGIVSAAAGVDASNTPEGTVLLLPVDPDASARRIAEGLRAVARVGVIITDTLGRAWREGQTDHAIGAGGIHVFEDLRGTVDAEGRPLVVTLPCVADELAAATDLVKGKASRRPVAIVRGRGDLVGELDLPGARSIVRDPERDMFRQGADEAYAEGFAAGRAARD, from the coding sequence GTGCTGCAGGTCTGGGCCCTCGACGGCATCCGTGAGATCACCCCGGGGGACGACCTCGTCCGGGTGATCCTGGATGCCCTCACGGAACCGCTCCAGGACGGCGACATCGTCGTCGTCACGAGCAAGATCGTGTCGAAGGCCGAGGGGCGGATCATCCGGGCCTCGGACCGCGAGGACGCCATCACGCGCGAGACCGTGCGGCTCGTGGCATCCCGCACCTCCCCCACCGGACACGTGACCCGGATCGTCGAGAACCCCCTGGGGATCGTCTCGGCCGCCGCGGGAGTCGACGCCAGCAACACCCCCGAGGGCACGGTGCTCCTCCTCCCCGTCGACCCCGACGCCTCCGCGCGGCGCATCGCCGAGGGGCTGCGCGCCGTCGCCCGGGTCGGCGTGATCATCACCGACACCCTCGGCCGCGCGTGGCGCGAGGGGCAGACGGATCACGCGATCGGGGCCGGCGGCATCCATGTCTTCGAAGACCTCCGCGGAACGGTGGATGCCGAGGGCCGCCCGCTCGTCGTGACCCTGCCGTGCGTGGCCGATGAGCTCGCCGCGGCCACCGACCTCGTCAAGGGCAAGGCGTCGCGCCGCCCCGTCGCGATCGTGCGCGGGCGCGGAGACCTGGTGGGAGAGCTCGACCTCCCCGGCGCGCGCTCGATCGTGCGCGACCCCGAGCGCGACATGTTCCGCCAGGGCGCCGACGAGGCGTACGCCGAGGGCTTCGCGGCGGGCCGCGCCGCGCGCGACTGA
- a CDS encoding GNAT family N-acetyltransferase gives MTAEPRTDIVVRPVRDVDAEALGRVHATCWHETYDHLISEAALKAVSPRRMAELWTHWASQGDDYRMHAALVDGEIVGFVGSGPARDDDAPRERELYFIYLLDAFHGTGIGQQLFDAAIDADEGAYLWVADDNPRAHRFYTRNGFALDGASHVEPFLGEELTEVRFVR, from the coding sequence ATGACCGCCGAACCCCGAACCGACATCGTCGTCCGTCCGGTGCGCGACGTGGATGCCGAGGCCCTCGGCCGCGTGCACGCCACCTGTTGGCACGAGACCTACGATCACCTGATCAGCGAAGCGGCCCTCAAAGCCGTCTCCCCCCGCCGCATGGCCGAGCTCTGGACCCACTGGGCCTCCCAGGGCGACGACTACCGGATGCACGCCGCGCTCGTCGACGGCGAGATCGTCGGCTTCGTCGGCTCTGGTCCCGCTCGCGACGACGACGCTCCGCGCGAGCGCGAGCTGTACTTCATCTACCTTCTCGATGCCTTCCACGGCACCGGCATCGGCCAGCAGCTCTTCGACGCCGCGATCGACGCCGACGAGGGCGCGTACCTCTGGGTCGCCGACGACAACCCGCGCGCGCACCGCTTCTACACCCGCAACGGCTTCGCGCTCGACGGCGCCTCGCACGTGGAACCCTTCCTCGGTGAGGAGCTCACCGAGGTGCGCTTCGTCCGCTGA